Proteins from a single region of Trichoderma asperellum chromosome 3, complete sequence:
- a CDS encoding uncharacterized protein (EggNog:ENOG41), with the protein MPGIFSRRKKDGKSKKNGLDDSADLALQKQKWDDAWSRKTVEPEEVRELLCGCTEELKNRGLDHPFFLLPFRPTSNPSAVRTFIRNFFSQDPPISGELLLQELRMTDPMVISGVAKWCWSRLQGGLVGWDAYELFKVGERDSNMARDSFKTFIPLSVENAARQQIIFDFFSLIAAVAAHGKNNGFGGRKLSRMASWWTFEHNDTGNGFDGGYGSWLSAADATSHLFFAYLRSLSPEQNPTGITMLPRSLQKLLQETEYPPQRPELLMVKTKKVAMIVETVSPTPFALLRRANHFQYRDSDRELQEFSSHEDPVEALTDECQRVLKAISSANQSQVSSIKHSTGLRDASWSRFEDIGFASSLEEEDDGEGSAIPNRRVQQLRQFQGLRGSPLSGGNGVARPTTPSWADFLSVGFVDDNQSRPNYLLPPDKILPPLSPDGRHSSQSHYPRLESERDVEPGELASIRVVDLDDAFWWVWMSSLAPEETPERKSAFGRCAVIETEIRGSRWLVMEEIIAGAAPSAQEGAYIAEKKGLFSWGKRSKTISKRKKSLDKNHDKGATANANDSKASIGPDAHAKIQAKAAQLRAQKDREEEQRMQAIPRRGRTDAELLTEKTNSVFTLQPLIVGEASSAMKWVNKYDKGTIKDIYMAHDEAGRGTAFSPSQSELVVNQEPADDGLHSPLVPPKDNHLTPAASPLPHGHSALSLVPENVLEEARSRSPLPDKAETPVPPAHEPSLPTPPKEETAARVMSPTFDGKASMDTPRSPEPAKQQKTSGFRKLFGRKKRNSKNLENVTTDLNKMLEQNSKKSIEQPMASPAVVSPLEPETPVEAAPAGEPIYEPIYEQQADDNGAHADAQDEGPEPEHDFSRFDQGPLDDVPAFVPDEDDDDEFEDAVPQPASRSARPEPPLHEAPEPPRQAPKYNSKLPVKEGGPAGPGGSIQDRWAQLRKASERPAPRQVEVPYAKPTKPTDGDETSGEETIESRVARIKARVAELTNNMEGTSVPLRN; encoded by the exons ATGCCTGGCATCTTCTCACGCCGCAAAAAGGACGGCAAGTCCAAGAAGAATGGACTCGACGACTCTGCAGATTTGGCcctgcagaagcagaaatggGACGATGCTTGGTCCCGCAAGACGGTAGAGCCGGAGGAAGTTCGAGAGCTGCTGTGCGGCTGCACTGAAGAGCTCAAGAATCGAG GCCTCGATCACCCATTCTTTCTGCTCCCGTTCCGACCGACGTCGAATCCGAGTGCTGTGCGCACCTTCATTCGAAACTTCTTCAGCCAGGACCCCCCGATTAGTGGCGAGCTACTGCTCCAAGAGTTGCGCATGACGGATCCTATG GTTATCTCGGGAGTGGCAAAGTGGTGCTGGAGCCGTCTCCAGGGAGGTCTAGTTGGCTGGGATGCGTATGAGTTATTCAAGGTTGGTGAACGAG ACTCAAACATGGCCCGCGATTCGTTCAAAACCTTTATCCCTCTCAGCGTTGAAAATGCTGCACGCCAACAGATTATCTTCGATTTCTTTAGCTTGATAGCAGCAGTGGCGGCGCATGGCAAGAACAACGGTTTCGGCGGGCGTAAGCTGTCTCGTATGGCTTCGTGGTGGACCTTTGAGCACAACGATACTGGCAATGGCTTCGATGGTGGCTATGGGTCTTGGCTAAG TGCCGCCGATGCTACTAGCCATCTCTTTTTCGCTTATCTGCGATCGCTTTCCCCTGAGCAAAACCCTACAGGAATCACCATGTTGCCTAGGTCGCTTCAAAAACTTCTCCAGGAGACTGAATACCCCCCGCAGAGGCCGGAGCTGCTCATGGTTAAGACCAAAAAGGTGGCCATGATTGTTGAGACAGTTTCTCCCACGCCATTTGCTTTGTTGCGGAGAGCAAACCACTTTCAATATCGCGACTCCGACAGAGAACTTCAGGAATTCTCCAGCCACGAAGACCCCGTGGAGGCGCTTACGGACGAATGCCAGCGAGTACTCAAAGCAATCTCGTCAGCTAACCAATCGCAAGTGTCTAGTATAAAGCACTCTACGGGCCTACGAGATGCCAGCTGGTCTAGATTCGAGGATATTGGATTCGCTAGCTctctggaagaggaagacgacggcGAAGGAAGCGCTATACCGAACAGAAGAGTCCAACAGCTTAGGCAGTTCCAAGGCCTCCGCGGCAGCCCATTATCTGGCGGCAACGGCGTTGCACGCCCAACAACACCTTCATGGGCCGATTTCCTGTCAGTCGGCTTTGTCGACGACAACCAGTCAAGACCCAACTACCTTTTGCCGCCCGATAAGATTCTTCCACCTCTGTCGCCGGATGGCCGTCACAGTTCTCAATCCCATTATCCAAGACTTGAGAGCGAACGGGATGTCGAACCGGGAGAGCTTGCAAGTATTAGGGTTGTCGATCTGGATGATGCTTTTTGGTGGGTATGGATGAGCAGTCTTGCGCCAGAGGAGACCCCCGAGAGGAAGTCAGCTTTTGGCCGATGTGCTGTTATTGAAACGGAAATCCGTGGCAGCCGATGGCTTGTCATGGAAGAGATCATCGCAGGTGCGGCCCCTAGTGCTCAAGAAGGAGCGTATATTGCTGAAAAGAAGGGACTGTTCTCCTGGGGGAAACGCTCTAAAACTATCTCTAAACGCAAGAAGTCTCTTGATAAGAACCACGACAAGGGTGCAACGGCGAACGCGAACGATAGCAAGGCCAGCATTGGTCCAGATGCGCATGCCAAAATTCAAGCAAAAGCTGCGCAGCTGAGGGCTCAAAAAGACCGCGAAGAGGAGCAGCGTATGCAGGCTATTCCTCGTCGTGGTCGTACCGATGCTGAGCTGTTGACTGAAAAGACTAACAGTGTTTTCACCCTCCAGCCTTTGATTGTGGGTGAAGCTTCTTCGGCTATGAAATGGGTTAATAAATACGACAAGGGCACCATTAAGGATATTTATATGGCCCATGACGAAGCAGGTCGAGGAACAGCCTTTAGCCCTTCGCAATCCGAGCTTGTCGTCAACCAGGAACCCGCTGATGACGGTCTTCATTCTCCCTTGGTCCCTCCAAAGGACAATCACTTGACGCCAGCCGCCTCACCTTTACCTCATGGGCATTCTGCCTTATCCTTGGTCCCAGAAAACGTCTTGGAAGAGGCGCGATCGCGGTCCCCTCTTCCAGACAAGGCCGAAACTCCTGTACCTCCCGCGCATGAGCCTAGCCTGCCAACGCCACCCAAAGAAGAGACTGCTGCTCGAGTCATGTCGCCTACTTTTGATGGAAAAGCCTCTATGGATACTCCAAGGAGTCCCGAGCCGGcgaagcagcaaaagacTAGTGGTTTCCGGAAGCTGTTTGGCCGCAAAAAACGCAACTCGAAGAATCTTGAAAATGTTACTACCGATCTGAATAAGATGCTTGAGCAGAATTCTAAGAAGTCTATTgagcagccaatggccagTCCTGCTGTTGTCTCGCCGCTCGAGCCAGAAACTCCTGTCGAAGCTGCACCTGCAGGAGAACCAATTTATGAGCCAATTTATGAGCAGCAGGCGGACGATAATGGAGCTCACGCTGATGCCCAAGACGAGGGTCCTGAACCTGAACATGACTTCTCAAGATTTGATCAAGGTCCTCTAGATGATGTACCGGCTTTTGTCCcggacgaagatgacgatgacgagttCGAAGATGCGGTCCCGCAGCCGGCTTCTCGTTCCGCTCGCCCTGAGCCGCCTCTCCACGAAGCCCCAGAGCCTCCTCGCCAGGCTCCTAAGTATAACTCGAAGCTACCTGTCAAGGAAGGTGGCCCAGCGGGCCCGGGTGGTAGCATACAGGACAGATGGGCCCAACTTCGCAAAGCGAGTGAGCGACCTGCTCCTCGCCAAGTGGAAGTTCCCTACGCGAAACCTACGAAGCCCActgatggcgatgaaaccagtggagaagaga CAATCGAGTCTCGAGTCGCACGTATCAAGGCTCGGGTTGCAGAGCTTACTAACAACATGGAAGGCACATCAGTGCCTCTCCGTAACTGA
- a CDS encoding uncharacterized protein (EggNog:ENOG41) produces MGNGAKAQQKRERNAKEGKGAAKSQLKVNQQAMDIQCQICKSTFLKTTKAPALLEHAQNKHSKGLADCFPTFAAAS; encoded by the exons ATGGGCAAC GGCGCCAAAGCTCAGCAGAAGCGTGAACGCAACGCAAAGGAGGGAAAGGGTGCTGCCAAGTCTCAGCTCAAAGTT AACCAGCAAGCCATGGACATCCAATGCCAGATCTGCAAGTCGACGTTCCTGAAAACCACAAAGGCTCCTGC CCTTTTGGAGCACGCTCAAAACAAGCACAGCAAGGGCCTGGCCGACTGCTTCCCGACATTCGCCGCAGCTTCATAA